The genomic interval TATCAAATTCTCTTCTTCAACTTAATCAGAAATTTCATTCCTCTTCTCTGTAGATCTTTAATATTCCTTGGAAACCATAACACATTAAATTATCTCAGGATAGCTACATAATTGAGCGTGTTTTCCTTATAAAAATGTAATCACAATTTTATCTATTGTTagtctcagaaaataaaaaatattttgaaattttcatagtATTAAAACTGTACCTTGAAAGGCTGTGTGCGatgggggatgggaagggggtAGTTTTGGTCTTATCCCTCTAATAAAAGCTGGCATTCACTTAGACCATCTGATGGCtaagaagaaaacattctttgacagAGTATGGGTCTTTGGATACATATATACCAAATAAAGTCAAGGATTACTTCTGTATTTAAATCATATGCTCTCTCatatataggctttttttttttttcctctgcctacagcatgtggaagttccaggaccagggccGCTGCAGCCACAAacttgtgccacaagggagctgttttgttttgtttttttaacagataAGGGGActctttttcaaatgtttataaaTGAGAACTAttggaaaagtgaaaaatcatTTTTGCACACTTGGGAAACCCATGAAAAAATTATCCTTATAGTCCTCGACCTAGTCAAGAAAATAGTTATTTGTCATATTAAAGATAGCTATATAAACGCTTCAAGGATATGGatataaaaattgataaattctaATGAGACAGACTGGGGAGGTCACATTAAAAGCTTTCACTAGCTAGTTATCATATTAGCAAATCACTCTAATGAACATACTCATGTTTATGTTCagagttatttagaaatatttctaccCGGTCCCTTTATTCCATTTGACCCGGCTTTTTCAAGTACCAATTTTAATTGCTCTTATTTTAACACATTAGCAGGAAAGCTTCCTCTACTGGAATAGGCTTAATAGTgcaaaaagagttaaaatatgAACAATTTTTTCCTACAAGAGATACTAAACTTGTGAATGTTTTCAACGAATTCATCAAGGACTAGTGAGTACACACTTTCCCATGAGTAACTACCTAATTCACTAACAGGCCAGTAGAAGTTGGGAAGAGGAATAAGCAACACACACCTCACACGATTCCTCACGCTCATCTCACACACTGGTTTCTGAATTTTTAATGAGCAGCAAGGAATGAATGATTATTAGGTTCTCTTTATAGTCTCTTTTGTCACAAGTGAAGAAAGTAAAAGTATATGGCTCTGGAGACTCTACtaagaaattattaaatttctTCCAGGTAAACATTTTACTATGCCTAGGTTTCTAATAATGTTattaaattaagataaaatattgaCACAAGATATACGAACTTActactttaaaatggaaatggcCAAGAAATACATCTTTTCCTTATATCAAATTtcaattaaaacacaaaacaaaacaattctgaaGCCAGTTCATCTTTAAgccactttaaattttttctctgtaGCAAACACACaaattatgaatattaaaattcTAGGTCAGAAACTAAAATTTGTTTTAGTAATGTAGACGTTATCATCTAAATAAAGAAACCTAAAAAACTTGACTAGCAATTCCAACTTGTAGTTTCAAAAATTGGAATaaagattcatttaaaattttgaatttcttcAGCAATTTCCACGTTCTGAACTAATTAATTTGTCATCCCTAGTTATAATCTTCATAAGTGCTAACATTTCATTAAGCTGTTAAATAATCATAATACATTTAACTGACAGTATGTCAATGTTCTCTCTACCCTTATTGACCAATGATACCACAGTACAGTGTAAAATGCTCAGGAATAGACTCTTGATCTGTTTTCTGGCTTCGTTCCCTGACAGCACAACTCCCTATTCCAGGTCCATTCCAGACTACTTTTAAATTACCAAAATACATGGAGCTCTAGAACAATTTCACCTGCCAGGAAAACATCCCTACTTCATCTGTCCTTAGGAATCAGTTCAAATGACACCTCCTATGTTATACTTCCCAGTGCTGCAAGAATACTCTACTATAGAGTAATCATTATAATCTATGGCACTTAGCAAAATATGGCAATTACTTGTGAATGCATCTGTCCCATTTCCCCcaccaacacacaaacacacacacaaacacaaataccTTCATCTGTGTATTTGGAACATCTAGATgcttaatgtttataaaattataaaaatgaacatttttgaggATATGCTTTTTCTCTTAAAACCCATCTGtggaaagactttttttaaaaaatatgaaagttgAAGAAAACACTGAAATGTCTACATATCCACAGAGAATCTTACCCCTTAAAACCCAAGTATttcaaacattaatttttctaagactaaagtaattaattaattagatcAAGAGGACTATTTCTGAGATCTAAGGACAAAGGGCACTAACAATGCACAAAACAAAGATGGTTAAGGATCTAAAATATGTGGAATTTGCtttaaaggagaaaagagcaaaaactgAACTGCCCTTAAAAAGAGTAATTGTATGTTTATCAAACACTCAGCTTCATTTAGGCATTTAATTAAGCCATTTATTGCTTCAAATGTGTCACCATGAACATTTTAATATACACTCCATAGCAGTAAGGCCTCAATTTTCACCACCTATAAACTGTGAACCCACATATGGATTTTTTGTGCCACCATTACATGAGTTTTGTACAACAAAGatttttaatgtgtatattataataccaaaaaaaaatgctcattatACCCCTTGATGTAAATGTCACAAAGAATATTAATAACtggccacatcttttttttttttttttttttgatgaggtaGTTCCATGTTTGGCCCATCATATAGATCTCAGAGATTAAAAGGTTCCACCATTACTAAATAATTGCACAACATTTTGCTTTACTTCTTTATACACACTTCATAAAAGATTCAGTGTTTGAGTTTAAAATCTGTCAAAATTTTTTCTGAATGATTTGGTAAGTCGTGGAATTCACACACTGAAAGGGGCTATAGCAGCTGGAAACAGGGACATTCCTGACTCTGACAAGGAACTCTCTCTTAAAATAAGGCTGCATATAAGGCTTTTTCCTTTGACCAATTCCTACAAAACGAATGAGTTTGGAAAAGTCATTACACATAATTAGAAGATTAAACAACCACTGAGCATCTCCAGGCAACATGCTAATAAGCTAACTGAACActacattatatattatttcttatacatttaaaaaatctccgTGAAAATACTGAGGATCATGAAATCATGAGTACCCACAAATGAACCTTAGTTTTATGGGTTGTCCAGTTATaaaatcagactgcagcagctcagaatTGTGGAATCTCGAAGCTGAAAGAGATCTTTGAAATCCTCTGTCTAATCCATACCCTTGGGGTAGCATTGCAtagattttttggttttctgtataAGTTCTAAGAGGCTCATAAGTGGTTTTGATTAAAGCAGAAATCTGATGGATTCAGTAAGTTTCGATATAAAAGAAATATGatataataagtatttttaaagttttaaggaTTTTTCTACCGACCAGATTCGGTATTATACCTTAAATAAAACCTCCGCTAtgcaaaatttataatttaaatagcaCCTATAGAATAAAACGTTAGGAGTGCTTTATAGACATCCTGAAGCCAGGATCACCCTGGTTTAATAAGGCCCAGAGTGACTCAAAATGTGAATTAACTGTCATACCAACATGTGGTAGAATCAAAAATAGAAGTGAATTTTAAGCTCCAGTCCAGGGGGTTTCTTAAGTTGGCCACACTGCCTCAAGTCAAAACAGCTATAACgataattttccttttgtctgcTGTAATTAGACTTCTTTCATGTCCCTTCCACTGAAGGAAAAGCCAGGGAGATGTCctagaaaaatacatttgcatttcaaatttacattaaaaatgtctTTCCCTTATTTTCATATCACAAGTTCCAagcattattaaagaaataacagATTACGCAGCATTCTGTGTCCTGGGCCTCTGTCCTTTTTAGATTATGAAAATTGGAAGTTAAATGGAATTCAGAAATTTTCATTATTAAGTGTGTAAAGTATAAatacaagtaattttttaaaaactttattttaacaCCTAATACAATTCCAATTTTAAGGATTACttgcacaaaaaaataaacacatttggtATAAAAATGTATCACTTTAACACCCTCTCccttcagcccctccccctcccaccctcatGAACTGCATTCTATCTGGATGCAGAAACATATAAAGACTAATGGCACAGATTAGTTTTTACCTACAGGAGTTTCTGTTTATGTACCCAGGTACTCTAGAGGACACCAGCCCACTTTATCACATGAACCATTTCCTTCAGCCCGCTGAATTTAGTTTCACAAAGAAACAAAGCTTATtataaaggcatttaaaaaaccattatcttaaattctttttagaagcactgtctttttttttttttttttttttttgcaaccatTTATATACAGTGTTACATAACAGCTCTGGAGTACAGTACATGCAGCAGAACATACCTGTtgaatataaaatacttttcttaaaatCTTCATCGTTGGAATTCATTGAAGTGTAAATTATAGAATGCCCATTACTTTGAGAAAATGGTTGAGGAGTACAAATGTCTGCATATGTTGGCCACTGAAATAATCCAAGGCTAACTGGAATAATATTCAGAGCACATCAGGAGTGCATAAATAATTTACTTACATTATTAAAATACAACCCATAAAATTCAAGTTCAAGATCTTATAGGATTGTCTATGTAAATCCTTAAAGTGGGTGCTTGGAAATGCATTGTTTCTTCTTtcgcttttcttcttttttaaagtcctATATAAAATGTTGAAGTTGTTTTCTTCCTCAAATGAAATGACCACCCTTATTTGTGCCGACTGCCTCTTCTCTTCATGGCAGCAGTGCACTGTGGACAGTACCATTTCCCTTTCGGCGCTTCTGTCAGTCCAACGCATCCATAATGGAACCATTCTATAGGGCACTAGAAAGCAAACATGAAAAGAAACAGCTTTTTGTCAAAGACTAGGAAGAATGGTAAAACGTGCCCAGGAACTAAATATTAATGATTAGATGTGTGGACTCAGATCGAAGAGCTGGATTAGAGATGATTTAGTCCAACTGATAAGTTTCagagataaggaaatggagacaTAGAAAATTATGCATCTTTAGCTGAGTTTCACATAATCTATTCTCATAATCTCAACGAACACAAATTCACTGACTTTCATTTGAAGAGTACATCGACACCAACTCACAAGGACAAGAAGTGAGACAGGTCTCTTACATAGAAGGCAAAATGTATTTCcaagattttatttaatattcagcCTTATTTGTGTTCTTACAAAGTAAAATTAGCCAGCTGTAATGAAAGACATAAAGTGATgccctgggtttctttctgggtctATCTATTCCTAGATatggagagaaaaagaactcCGCTGTTCAATATATGAAGTGGCTCTACAAGTGCAAAATCCTAGGACTGAGAACAGCACAACTGGGAATGAGAGGGATCAGAGAGTCTGACAGGGTATTCACAGAAATCTCACTCATCATCTTCAATAACCGCCCGAGAAGACAGTTTACAATGGTCTTCTTGAAATGGCTGGGGGCTACTGTTTTGCAATAACCATAAACAACCCACAAGAGAGTCTATAGAGGAAAGTGGAAGGAGAGTCTTTCTCTACCTGAACGTCTTGGGACCCTGGCTGGTTAGGAAAGTACACATTTTTATGAGCCAACCCTGCTCAATCTTCAAactgttttaaacatttaaaactctTAGCCTTAACCTGCAGATCCTGACATTCAGAGTTGTGTTACCCCTCTGGAGGAAAAGATGGACAAAAAGGGGCTGACAGTGAGAAGGGAATGGAAATTACTAGACAAAAATATTCATGGCATTCAATAAAAACATATCTCTAACCCCAATTAAacttcatagaaaataaataggagttcttttctttcaaaccttctttattttttatatcagaaGTGGCTCTTATCAGCTGACACCTGCAAAGCAGTAGGAAATACTACACTAATGGGAGGGAAATAAGCACATGAGAGCCTTCACCTTAGCATCATGCTTCCTGAAAGGATGTATTGTTCTAAAAGTTCCAATTCTTCACTCTGATAAGTGAACTGAATTCTAGCAAACACAGCATTCTTTGGCAAAAGGAGAGGAAGGTTTACCTAATTTTCCTACAATGAAACACCTTCTGAGACCTTAGCTTTAAAATAGGAAACACATTGAGGGACACTCTcctatttgggggaaaaatattCTAGCATTAATATGACATAATTAACGTAACTGCAAACCTGTTTTCTTAGACTGACAcagtaaacaaaaaaatatatattcaagtaGGActaatctgtgatttttttttcattcctaaatagaaaaatttaatacTTACATCCTGGTTATCACAGCCTACCATCTCACCATAGGATACCtagttaaaagaaaattaaatgtcattATTATGACTATAAAACCAGCACCTAATCCAAATTAATTGCTTTTGATACGGTTAATAGAAGGAAATACACTGGCTATACAACTGCATTAAACAATAGGGTATATGGTTATATCTTTATAGtctttttctgaaagttttttcaGAGTAGGGATGCAAGGGGAGACACACAGAAATTATGTACTCTTTAAAAAATCTGCAAGAACTTGCTCTGTAAACCACCTCAACAAAGGAATCAACTTTGTGGGCAGTTCCTTTTGTaaagattttaagtttcttttttggttatttacataatgtcttttattttttcttgggtCATGTTaggtcatttatatttttacagtCAACACTTCACTGAAACTTCTAAACTTATTATATCTACTTATTATAtatcctttctcatttctctttttcctgttcATCACTAGCACTTTATAGCACAACTTCCTAATTCCTGAATTCATTTAAGTTTTCAATGGACTGAATAAATTTCCAGACAGGGTTTACTAGACGGCATACTTTCTGATTCTTATCTGTATTCGGTTCTATGCATATGATCAACAACTTCGCTGGGTAACAATTTGGGGGGGAGGCACTCAGATTTCTCCCTTAAAGCTCTACAAACATTCCATCAACTTCTAGTTTGGTGTTCTCTGGGAacctagctggttaaggatccagcattgttactgccatggctcaggtcgctgctgtggctctggtttgatccctggtctgggaatttccacatgccctgtgcatggccaaaaaaaaaaacaaccaaaaaacactcCTAGTTTTCAGTGCGACAGAGAAGAAATCTAGAGTGAAtctgattttgttcttttgtagGTAAACTAGCTCTGTTGCAAGACTATTTATAGGATATTCAAATCACTGATATTAAAAAGTGTTTATCAGGTTTGCACAACTagcaaactatttttttaaaattcatggctGAATTACTAAAGAAAAAGATTGACAGTCATTACTACATAAAATtggaattttagaattaaaaaagtaaaccaaGCAAAATGTTTACAATGTATATGACAAGAATGACAGAAGTCAGCcaattcataaaagaaattaaaatggccaaaaaaagtccACTCTACTAATATAAACTGAAATAATCATATGATTCAAAATTGTTAAATTAGTACATAGTTTTCAAGAGAGAATAATATCTAGGTGTTttctttgtggcgcagtggaaaggaatctgctagtatccacgaggatgtgggcttgatccctgaccttgctgtgagctgtggtgtagggtgcagatttggcttggatccagagtttctgtggctctggtgtaggccggcagctgtagctctgatctgacccctggcctggcaacttccatatgctgcgggtgtggcccttaaaaaaaaaaggcgagaGAGAATAATATCCAGTGTTGGTAATATCCAGTGTGGGACAGGGTTTAGGAAACAGGCATGCTCATCAATTATCAATTATTGGTAATAAATATTAGAAGATAACTTGTAGTTGGTATCaaatattacttaattttatttctaaaggaTTGTCCTAGAAATTAGGTATATGAAATGGATTACATAAAAAAATATCTATCATGTTATTTGTAATTTTGGAAAGATTAAAACCACTAAAATATTCTATAACTGATTAAATAAGTTATAGTACATGGTAGATAactgtgagaaggaaaaaaaatgaccataaagaaaaatcatgtttAGGATATATgatttagtggaaaaaaaaaaagccagttataTAAGAGAATTTAACATGATTACAACTGTCAAActcaaatacacatacacatatgtatgtatctatgtacCTATGTGTTATGAACTGAATGCTTGTGCCCctccccaaaattcatgtgttaaaGTCCTAATTCCCAATGCGACTACATCTGGAGATAAGGCCTGCGAAGAGGGGATAAAAGTTAAATGAAGCCATAAGGGGGAAGCCCTAATTCAACTGGGTTGGTGCCCTTATAGCAAGAGGAAGAGACGCTAAAGCTCCCTCATGTAGGACTCAGCTAGAAGGTGGCCATCTATAAGCCAGGAAGACAGTGTCACCTGGAAAAGAATTAGTCAGCAATTCTTTAATCTTGGACTATCCagtctccaaaactgtgagaaaacagaTTCCTATTGTTTAGGCCATCCATCTGTTTTATTTGactatggcagcctgagcaggcTAAGAAAATACCCATGTGAGGCATATAGAGTAGTACATTGAAATGTTTAATTATACATTATAGCCGAGAACTGAGATTATGGATAACCTTCatgtttctttatattctttgtatttaaagCAAACACAATCATTTTTATAAGAAGCAGAGCAAACAGCAAAGCTATTTttaactggagggaaaaaaacactaaataaatgaaatagctCTTCTTCCTATTCAGTTCATGCTTTAATAGACACATGCCAGATTTTTACCTGATTACAAATGCAGTATCGTGGTTCATTTGGGTCATAAGTCCAATCAACCTGACTGTTTGAATCAGATTCTGGTACTACTGTTGTTTGCTGAGAAATCTCTTGTACAACAGTGGATGATGAAGAACAGGACgataaggaagaggaggaggaggaagacgatGACTGCTGGCTTGAAGACTTGTTGTTGTTTCTGAAAAAACAGTATCAGTTTTATTTGTTCTGCATCTAGAAGAAGTTACCTGAGAATAACTCCTAAATATGTGCTATGAAATAACAtcaaatgtatatattaatttttttaacactAAATTAAAGAACTCTGATAAATGGTTTGTAGCACAAAAAGAGCAACCTTTTCCGtaagggtttatttttgtttgagatttatttttgttttctggacAATAAAGGTATTCAAAGGAagtttcttcaaaatttttctaagtttttagaATAGACTTTTAATCAGTTACTACTTATCACTGATTTAAATTGCAggttaatatttttgaaaattaatattagTTATGCCTATCTtacattctttgtattttttaagcaaACTGAATGCTCTTcatcaaaatctaaaatataaatatacatcaaCAATTGATCAAAACCATCAACTGACATGTGAATACTTATTCGTGTAAGACAGGaaataaagaatgttaaaatTCATAATAAGTTTACCATTATCTATAtgctaatacattttaaaaactcaaaaaatttaTCATCAGCAGTTACAATAAGTTTGGGTGATTATGAATTTTTAAGACATTTAGCACTTTTGCGGTAATGCTACATTCATCATTCTTTTAGAGATTTATTCACAGAAAATACAGTAACACAGAAAATGTAACATTTACTtacagaaaatacttttaaaaataaattatgatataattATTAGGTAAATAATTATTTTGGCCTAGGGTTTGAGCTTTCTTTATGTATGAAGATAATAGCATATGCAGATACTTAGGAAAGATAGGGCAAAATGCTGTTAAGTTTTCATATGTAAAGTTCATATGATTACCCCAAGAATCTCATATACAAAATCTGGGGATATTTGCATCATTTCAATTTTGGGAGCACAGTATCAAGAATTAAGACAACCTGCTCTTACTCAAAATGAagaactgtatttaaaaaaaattccaggaaacaCATGACAAAATAAGGGGTTATAAgttaaaatgtttcataaaatgGTTTTTCttaatgaacaaaagaaagagaagccatTTGCTAACAAACCCAATTTAAGACTCCAGAAAAATTAGTCTCTTAGCACTTTTTAAAGGCTTCATCCCTTCCAAAGTGTGTCTGCGTGAAGGAAATGTCatgtctccccacctccccaaagtTCTTCCTGACCCATTACATACAAGCTGCCTTTGTGTAATATGTGAAAGCTGTGTGCCAGGTCATCTGCATACCTTGCAAAGGTACAGGCTACTGTAACAATAAAACTTACTTGCTCTTTCTCCCACTGCGGGAGTCTGCTGCTGATGAACTGGCATTCTGTGTTAATGTAGTCATGAGCGCTGAAGATGATGAATAGCCAGCTGCATCCCTGGGCATTGAAAACTCTTTTCCCAGCTGAAAGTCATTATTCTTAAATGCTTCATAACTGGCTTTTAAACTTGATGTTCTTCGTCCCTCTTTCATCTTAAAAAGGCATTCATTGAtagtattaataaatataaatatgtatattttcttttccaagtctTACTAATTAGAGCATTATTTTGGTTTATCCAATATAactttgttttcatcattttcatttcttctttttattttatttttttcttttttaaggccgcactcaacagcatacggaagttcccaggtttggggttgaaccagagctgcagctgctggcctacaccacagccacagcaacgtaggatccaagacacagctatgacctttgctgcagctcacagcaaggccagggatccaacccacattctcatggatatagttggcttcattactactaagccacaatgggaactccttcattcattATCTTCATCATCGTCATTTAAGCTATTTTACATAAAGATTTAAGATCAGTTTTTATCCAGTTAGGAAGTAACTACAGGATGGGTAACTTAATTTGGAATACAGATAACTGGTACAGAAGCGAACAAACTCAAGGCAACCTAAGTTCTGAGGCTCTAGAGAAAGCCCTTACTGGAAGCAAGAATAAGGTACTGTCCCAGCAGATGCTGTGGCTTACACTCAAGAATATAAGCATCATGAGCAATTATTGTGGGACGGAATCTGCATGAGgttgtatgaaaatattttttaacttttatcaaTCAAGTAATTTCTGCATATTCATTTCATTAAATGTCAGCTATCATAAAAactatgatttgaaaataaaactatacaaCGCAAGAAAACTCTTTGTTCACATCTAGTTGCTTCTATTAAGAGAGGATTcagataaaattttatattctgtttccAAACCTGTTCCTTTTTACCTGAGCTGTAGCTTGAACCGCTTGAGCTGCTGCCATGGTAATTGCCCCTGCACCAGTTCCTGTAGATAATGAGCCAATATTATAGGATGCCAGAGGTTGGGAGGAATTCACATTGTAAGCGTTGTTGGAAGAGGCTGCAGAATTATTAT from Sus scrofa isolate TJ Tabasco breed Duroc chromosome 18, Sscrofa11.1, whole genome shotgun sequence carries:
- the ING3 gene encoding inhibitor of growth protein 3, giving the protein MLYLEDYLEMIEQLPMDLRDRFTEMREMDLQVQNAMDQLEQRVSEFFMNAKKNKPEWREEQMASIKKDYYKALEDADEKVQLANQIYDLVDRHLRKLDQELAKFKMELEADNAGITEILERRSLELDTPSQPVNNHHAHSHTPVEKRKYNPTSHHTTTDHIPEKKFKSEALLSTLTSDASKENTLGCRNNNSAASSNNAYNVNSSQPLASYNIGSLSTGTGAGAITMAAAQAVQATAQMKEGRRTSSLKASYEAFKNNDFQLGKEFSMPRDAAGYSSSSALMTTLTQNASSSAADSRSGRKSKNNNKSSSQQSSSSSSSSSLSSCSSSSTVVQEISQQTTVVPESDSNSQVDWTYDPNEPRYCICNQVSYGEMVGCDNQDCPIEWFHYGCVGLTEAPKGKWYCPQCTAAMKRRGSRHK